From the genome of Ktedonobacterales bacterium:
TCCCGGCCAAGCACAGCGTTGGCCGCGCCGCGCACTGCCTGGACAATCGGCGCATCTGCCGGAACCTCAAAGGCAGCGCGGGCCAGCGTGGTCCTGACGACAGCCTGAAGCGCGGGATCAGCCGCCGCTAACTGGTCAATGATGCGCTGAAGTTCCGCCTCAACTTGCTCCGGCGTCTCTTCAGGCAGCGTGCGACGTTCTACGCTCAACAGGCAGTGCTCAGGATAGCTGGAAAGTTCCTGGCCCCCGGTGATAAGCGAGGCGTGCAGCGAGCCATGCCCAAGCAGCGGGTGGGCTGGCTGCGCTGCGAGCGCGCTTTCCAGATGCTCCAGTCCGGTGAGAATCTTGCCCATCTTCACGATAGCATCAACGCCCACATTGGGTAGCGAACCATGCGCGGCTCTGCCAGTCACCTCCACCTCCAGCCAGGTGAAGCCCTTATGCGCCAGACAGAGATCAAGCGCCGTCGCCTCAGTCACGATAGCCGCATCGGCGCGCCAGCGCCTGACCACCGAAGCCGTACCGATGCTGGCATACTCCTCATCGGCCACAGCGGTCACAATCACATCGCCGCGCAGCCCGCGCTGCTTTGCCTGCGCCGCCGCCAGCATGATCGCCGCCAGGCCGCCTTTCATATCATACGCTCCGCGCCCATAGAGGCGGTTGCCTTCGACCCCCGGCTCATGGGGATGCTCCATGCCGACCACGCCAACCGTATCCATATGCGCATTGAGCAGCAGCGACCGCCCACCTCCCGAACCGCGCGCAATCCCTACGACGCTGGGGCGTCCGGCCACCGGCTCATCCAGCGTCACCTCTAATCCCGCTTCCTGAAGCCAGTTCGCCACAAACTGCGCAATAGCCGCCTCGCCCGCGCCTCCCGGCACAAGATCGGGGTTAATAGAGTCTATAGCAACCAGCTTTCGCAGCAGCGTCTCAACCGCCTGCGGCATGTGCGCGCTCCTTCTTGTTACACAGCCTGTTCCAGCTTCACCCCTAAATACTCCGCCAGCGCCTGAACCACCAGTTCATGATCTTCGTGTTGGGGCAGCCCCGATACCGTAATCGTCCCGACCACGCCGACCTGTTTGACGATAATGGGAAACGCGCCCCCATGTGGCGCAAACTCGCGGGGATCGAGCAGGGCGCTGTCCTGAATCGTCGTGTTTTTGCTCTTATACAGGATGCCCATGTAATAGGAGCTATGCCCAAAATGATTGACCACGCGATTCTTGCGCTTGATCCATGCATCATTATCGGCAGAGGTACCCGTCAGCGCGCAATGAAAGAGCTGCTGACCATTTCTGCAAATATCCGCTGTGATCGTTTTATGGTTCTGCTGGGCGGTTTCGACCAACCGGTTGCCCACTTCCCATGCGATCTCGTTGGTGAACTCGCTAAATTGCAGAACCTCTTCCTGGTGAAGCAATGTGCGCAAGAGTCCCTGGTAGTTTTCCATCGAAACCTCTCTTTACTGGAGACGGCTTTGCCCTGCCGTAGAGTACCACAATCTCACCAGACCAACCATCAGGTTGTTTTGAGCAAACCATTCACCGATGAGGTAGGACTGTGAACAAGCGCACACTTTCAGAGTGACATAGCTCACATCTCTTCGCGCAGAGCAGGCGCATCCTGGCTTTATAGCAAGAGGTCAGTGATGCGAGCGAGGCCAGACAGCACCCCCAAAATTGTAGGGAAACACGTGTTTTTTGGCTCTCTCACTATGGAAGGTTTCTGCGGAAAGGTTCTAAGGGGGCCTCACACAACCTCCGCACGAGCAGGGGCGGGGTTGTAGCGCCGTCCTTCCAGGCGGCAGGGGTGGGGCCAACCGTCGGTTGTGTGAGGCATTCTAAAGAAGGATGCTCAAAGAAGGATGCTCAAGTAGGGTTGTAGCGCGTGTGGTATTCAGAGAACTTTTATAGACCATCACTAATGCTCTGTTCAAGAAAGGACAAAATCATGAAAGGGAAGCTCTTTTCCCCATTTCCAGCCGCTCAGGCGGCAGCGAGGCATCAGCGCCATTTCCTCGGCGCGGCAGGGCTGTTTGCCGTCGCAACGCTCGTGCTGTTTCTTACGGCCTGCGCCGGGCCGGGCCAATCTGGCGCAGCCAACACAACAGCCGCAGCGACTAACCAGGCCGACATCGTGCCAGTCACCACCGTAAGCGAACAAAATGAACTCGCGCCACAGACCAGCAGCGCGAAAAGCTACCTCATCAAAGTCTACTTTTCCAGGTTTGATGCGCCGGATTACGGCGCGGTCTTCGCGGTGAACCGCTACTCGCCAACCCTGGGGGTGGCAACCTTCGCCATTCAATCGCTGATTGCCGGGCCTACTCTCTCAGAGAGCGATGCGGGCTACTACACGGAGTTGAACAGTTCTTTCTCTGGCCCGGCCTCTTGCACCAGCGCACAGTCGAACGGACGGCCAGACTTCAGGGACTTCAGGCTCAGCCTGAATAAGAAGGGCAAGGTCGCTGAGCAGGGAACCGCTACCGTACAATTCTGCCGACCCTTCAGCAGCGCGGGTATCGGGGTGGATGCCCGTGTCACCGCAGAGATCACCGCGACGCTGAAACAATTCTCCAACATCAAGAAAGTCGTCATTCTCTCTCAAACCGGGCACTGCATCGGTGACGAGAGCGGGATGGACCTCTGCTTGAAGTAGCAGCGAAAAGGCCCACTTGTAGCGCCGCCATCCTGGCGGCCAACGATTCGCCAGCGCGAGCGTTCGCCCTTCAGGCCAACGGACCGGCAGGCCAGCGTTGAGCCGCCTGGAAGGCGGCGCTACAAGTCCCCTACTCCTTACTTTCCCCGCCGGGGAGCCGGGGCGGCTCCTGGGGCGCGGGGCCAGCGCCCAGTTGAAGTTGCTGTTTCATCGCCGCCAGTTGAGCGTCAACCTGGGATTGGCTGCTGATCTGGTTCAACTGGCGATCAAGATTGTCGCCGCCAGGGCCAATCATCGCGGTGTCCTGAAGCGTACCTTCCTCGATCAACTGGTCCATCGCCTGGGCGCGCGCCTGCATCGTCAGCACCTTATCCTGGGCGCGCTCGACAGCCAGGTTCACATCGGCCATCTCCTCAGAAATGCCCGTCGCCGATTCGCTGATCTTGACCTGCGCCTGGGCCGCGCCATACTGCGCCTTGACCATCTCCTTCTGCGTGCGGAACGCCTCCACCCGCGCCGAGAGGCGTTGTTCCATCTGCGCGAACTTGTCTTGCTGCGCCTTCATCTGCTCAATCTGCTGCTGATAACCCGTAAGCTGCGTTTCCAGGTTCTGGCGGCGCTCCAGCGCCATGCGCGCCAGGTCTTCGCGGTTGGCGGCTAATGCCTGCCGCGCCTGGTCCTCATACCTGGCGATCTGCGTCTGCGCCTGGGTCTGTTGCAGTTCCAGCCGCTTCTCATTAGTCACAATGTCGGCAATCGCGCGGCGCAGGTTCGTCAATTGCTCAAGCTGCTGCTGGTACGAATAGTCCAGGGTTTGACCAGGGTCTTCTGCTTTATCCAATGCCGAACTAAAGACCGTTTTAATATACGTTGTAAATCGGGAGATCAGCCCCATGACAGCTCCTCCTTCTTTCCTCTGAGCGCCGCTTTTGATGGCCCTGGCTTTCGCAGGTCCGCTTCTATAGGGTACACTATATCGAGACAGGTATAGTATACGCATCAACCTCTCCCCTGATAAAGAGGCAGAGCGCGTTATTACGGATAGCCCAGGAGCAGAGCATATGGCAATTGCAGAAGCGGTATCTTCCCATATTTATCGTATCATCTCGCCGCTGCCGTTTCCTCCAGTCACCGTCAATCTCTATCTGTTGCAGCATCGAGACGGCTTCGCCCTGGTGGATTGCGGCCTGAACAGCCGCGATGCGTGGGATGTGCTGGAGCAGGGATTGGCAGAACTCGGCATCAAGCCAGCAGACCTGACACACCTGCTGCTCACGCACGTCCACCCCGACCACATGGGCGCGGCGGGCCGACTGAAGGAAGCCAGTGGAGCGCCGGTATTTGTCCATCGCCTGGAAGAACCGTTTATCGCCAGCCGCTACCGGGCCGTAGCCCCCCTGCTGGCCGAGGTCGAGGTGTGGCTGCGCCATCACGGCGCGTCTCCGGCGGAGGCGGAAGCCCTCTCGAAAGTCTCGCTCCAGATGCTCAACAGCGTGCAGCCAACCGAAGTGGACATCGTGTTGGAGGGCGACGAAACCCTGGAGATCGGGGGGATCGAACTGCGCACGTTCTGGACACCCGGCCACTCGCCAGGCCATCTCTGCTACTATGACACCAGGCAGCGTATCTTATTGGCCGGAGACCACCTGCTTCCTGGCACGACGCCCAACATCTCGCAGCACCCCCAATCCTCACCCAGCCCGCTGGATGACTTTTACGCGGCGCTCCACGCCGTTGAGCAGGTAGACGTGGCGCTGACGCTCCCTGGTCATGGCGACCCCATCCACGACCACCGGGCGCGCATTGCCGAGATGCTGGCGCACCACGAACGCCGCAAGAATCAGATGATAGACCTGCTTACCACCGGGCCGCTCAGCGGCTGGGACATCTCCAAAACGATCTACAAGCGCGTGCAGGGCGAACCCTTTCAGCAGCGCCTGGCGTTGATGGAGACGCTGGCCCATCTTCAGGCGCTGGCCCACGCCGGGCGCATCCGCAAACTGATGGGCGACGACGGCGCGGTCCTGTGGGAACGTGCCGCATCATAGCGCGGGTACGGCCCTAAAAAGCCGTCAGGCAGATGGGCTTATCAGGGACATGGAAGAGGCGGTTGAGCGTTTCGAGATAGCCAGGGTCGGAGAGGTCCGCCAGGTGATAGAGATACAGGCTGCGAAAGCGCACCAGCCCCAGCAGCAGCGAAGAGAACTCCGCCACTTCCAGCCGCATCTCTACGTCGTGGGCATCCTCTTTGCTCACTGATGGCCTGCCATCCCTGAAATGCACGACCAGGCTGCCCGCGTTCGCCGGATAGAAGCTGTCGTTCAGCGTCATCTTGACCCGGCAGTTCTGGCCCCCAAAGTCATGCTCGCGCAGCCGCTCGAAGATGCCGGGCAGATCGATCACGCGATACATCAGGCCCACGCCCTGCACATTGCTGGGATGATAGACCGATGGCAGCAGCGCCTCTGAATCAGAGCGCGGGTCCAGCAGCAGGTGATGAAACTCCTCGTCCTGGGTCCGAATCACCACAAAACGAATCTGGTCGGCCTGGCTATGCAGGAAAGTGAACAGTGCAGCGAGCGCCTCGCGCGTCTCGTAGAGCAGTTCATCTACATGCAGGTCGTTGATGAGAAAGTTGCCCTGGTCATGTCGGCGGAAGGTGAAGACCAGGTAGCCCAGCACCTGGCCGTCGCGCTTATACCCAACCACCCGCCTGTCGGCAGCCGTAAAGAAGCGCGCGACATCCGCCTCAGACCGCTGGATCAGGCCATGCGTGCGCGCCTGGCAGCGTTGATAACAACCCAGCACTAATGGCGTATCGGCCTGTGAAAGCCAGGCGATATGCTGCTTCGATGGCCCCTTCGGCAAACTCGCCGGATGCACCCGATATTCGTTCAGCTTCGTTCCATAGCCAAAGCCCATCTGCTTATAGAAATCGGGGCGAAAGGGATAGAGGAGGGCCAGCGCGGCCCCCTTATCCCTGGAGTAATCGAGAAAGAAACGGATTAAATCGCGGGCGGCATGTTCCTTCTTATGCAGCAGGTCAACCGCGACGGCGCCCACGCCTTCAACCGGAACCTGAGCGCCGTGTACGTTCATGGTGTAATCGTAGAGGATCATCCCGCCCAGCAGCGTCTCTGCCTCGAACAGACCATAGAAGGGCCGCGCCGGATCGGCGTCCTGTTCGCGGAAGCGCCCGGCCATGCGCTGGCGCTCCTCCTCCGTGTGAATAGGAAAGGCCGGGTAGGCGTTCGCTGAAATCCTGGCAAAATCCAAAAACTCGTCGCCAGAGAGCCGCCGAATCTCGCGCAAGGGCGCTGCCTCCTCTTGTACACAGCCAGCGGTGGGCTGGCGCTGAAAAGCACGACGGTTTACTGAAGCGGCTGGCGCAGGGTTGGCCCCTCATTGCGCACATTGTTCACCGCGCGAGATACCGCTGCGGCTTGCATCATTTCCGCCGGATAGGGCTTGAGCAGCGGCAGGAGACGTTCGGCTTCCGTCTCATCAGGGTTGAGCCACGACTCCTCCTCTTCCCGGCGCAAAATGGCTGGCATCCGGTTGTGAATCGCGGCC
Proteins encoded in this window:
- a CDS encoding MBL fold metallo-hydrolase yields the protein MAIAEAVSSHIYRIISPLPFPPVTVNLYLLQHRDGFALVDCGLNSRDAWDVLEQGLAELGIKPADLTHLLLTHVHPDHMGAAGRLKEASGAPVFVHRLEEPFIASRYRAVAPLLAEVEVWLRHHGASPAEAEALSKVSLQMLNSVQPTEVDIVLEGDETLEIGGIELRTFWTPGHSPGHLCYYDTRQRILLAGDHLLPGTTPNISQHPQSSPSPLDDFYAALHAVEQVDVALTLPGHGDPIHDHRARIAEMLAHHERRKNQMIDLLTTGPLSGWDISKTIYKRVQGEPFQQRLALMETLAHLQALAHAGRIRKLMGDDGAVLWERAAS
- a CDS encoding PspA/IM30 family protein; protein product: MGLISRFTTYIKTVFSSALDKAEDPGQTLDYSYQQQLEQLTNLRRAIADIVTNEKRLELQQTQAQTQIARYEDQARQALAANREDLARMALERRQNLETQLTGYQQQIEQMKAQQDKFAQMEQRLSARVEAFRTQKEMVKAQYGAAQAQVKISESATGISEEMADVNLAVERAQDKVLTMQARAQAMDQLIEEGTLQDTAMIGPGGDNLDRQLNQISSQSQVDAQLAAMKQQLQLGAGPAPQEPPRLPGGESKE
- a CDS encoding GNAT family N-acetyltransferase is translated as MREIRRLSGDEFLDFARISANAYPAFPIHTEEERQRMAGRFREQDADPARPFYGLFEAETLLGGMILYDYTMNVHGAQVPVEGVGAVAVDLLHKKEHAARDLIRFFLDYSRDKGAALALLYPFRPDFYKQMGFGYGTKLNEYRVHPASLPKGPSKQHIAWLSQADTPLVLGCYQRCQARTHGLIQRSEADVARFFTAADRRVVGYKRDGQVLGYLVFTFRRHDQGNFLINDLHVDELLYETREALAALFTFLHSQADQIRFVVIRTQDEEFHHLLLDPRSDSEALLPSVYHPSNVQGVGLMYRVIDLPGIFERLREHDFGGQNCRVKMTLNDSFYPANAGSLVVHFRDGRPSVSKEDAHDVEMRLEVAEFSSLLLGLVRFRSLYLYHLADLSDPGYLETLNRLFHVPDKPICLTAF
- a CDS encoding ArgE/DapE family deacylase, which produces MPQAVETLLRKLVAIDSINPDLVPGGAGEAAIAQFVANWLQEAGLEVTLDEPVAGRPSVVGIARGSGGGRSLLLNAHMDTVGVVGMEHPHEPGVEGNRLYGRGAYDMKGGLAAIMLAAAQAKQRGLRGDVIVTAVADEEYASIGTASVVRRWRADAAIVTEATALDLCLAHKGFTWLEVEVTGRAAHGSLPNVGVDAIVKMGKILTGLEHLESALAAQPAHPLLGHGSLHASLITGGQELSSYPEHCLLSVERRTLPEETPEQVEAELQRIIDQLAAADPALQAVVRTTLARAAFEVPADAPIVQAVRGAANAVLGREPAVFGAAWWMDSAILAASGIPTVIFGPSGEGAHAAVEWVNLDDVERCVEVLVRAATNFCG
- a CDS encoding heme-degrading domain-containing protein — its product is MENYQGLLRTLLHQEEVLQFSEFTNEIAWEVGNRLVETAQQNHKTITADICRNGQQLFHCALTGTSADNDAWIKRKNRVVNHFGHSSYYMGILYKSKNTTIQDSALLDPREFAPHGGAFPIIVKQVGVVGTITVSGLPQHEDHELVVQALAEYLGVKLEQAV